Within the Bdellovibrionota bacterium genome, the region TAACATACGTCGAAATGAATGAGCAGGCTCGTTCACGACACTCTCTGCCCGAGTCGTTTGTTTCGGAAATTGTCCGCCGAGTGGTGCGGAGATTCAAACCTGAAAAGATCATCTTGTTTGGATCGTACGCCCGTGGAACGCCGGGACCCGACAGCGATGTGGATTTGATGATCGTGATGATGTACAGCGGGTCGAAACGGGAGAACCGCATCGAAATCCGGAAAGCTCTTCATGGGATCGGCAGAGCGAAGGATATTGTCC harbors:
- a CDS encoding nucleotidyltransferase domain-containing protein — its product is MNEQARSRHSLPESFVSEIVRRVVRRFKPEKIILFGSYARGTPGPDSDVDLMIVMMYSGSKRENRIEIRKALHGIGRAKDIVLVSPQEFDQLKDVVGTIVYPVSREGVTLYTKAA